The DNA sequence CCATTATCTATGTGGGATAAGCCAAAAATAACTTTCAGTTTCTCTCTATCATTATTTGTAATTACATTTGGCAACTGTTTTGTATCGCCTACAATTACAGCGTTCTTTGCACAGGTAAGAGCCAACGTTCCTGTCTCAAGTGATACTTGAGAGGATTCATCCATAATTACATAATCATAGATCGTATTGCCGCCTAATGAAGATCGAGCAGAGAAAGTTGTACTCGTAATAACCGGATATTCCTTGAGGACTTCCTCAGCCAGGGTGGACAACGTATCTGCATCCGTAAACTCACGACGCATTCTGCCTGAATATCTGGCATGAAGCGTATTTTTCAATATCATCATTGAATGATCAGATAATGAATCCATAAGAGTTTTGTTATCATGTAGCTGTAATTCATCTTCTATCTTTCTTAGCTCCTGTTCCAGTTCTTCAATTCTCTTCATATAGTAAAGGGCCTGAAGTTCTATAATGAGCTCAGCCAGGTGATGTTTATCAAACTTACTCTTGAGATGCAGCCAATATCTGATAAGCAGGCTTGTCCATAACCATTTCAGCCATTGCCAAAAACTCTTGGAATTATCATCCCTGGTATCGGCAAACTCCTGAAGTTTTACCCACATTTTCGTCAGCCTTATAGAAGATAAAGAACGCTTGAGGTAGAATGTGCCATCTGAAATGTTATGATTGCTCTTGAAGTGAGTCCATTCCAATTTGAGGTTTTCCAATTCCAACCTTGAAGTTGCCTGTTGATTCTTTAAATCAAAGACTTTGTCTAATTGCAAAGAAATTCTTTGAATCTCTTTTTCAACAACAGTTTTTTCCTCTTCTTCTATTCCCCAATCTTTTACATTCTCTGGTATTGGGGGTTGTCCTTCCTTGATAAAGGTCTCCTTATTATCATGGCTTCCCAAAGTTGCAACAATGAAATCAATTCCGTACTTGGCGAGTTTCTCCTTTACATTTGCTGTAGCAGAATTGTTATTTGATACGACGAGTATTGTTTTTCCCTGTATGAGAAGATTGGCTATGATATTGAGAATTGTCTGAGTCTTGCCTGTACCTGGAGGTCCCTGGATGATACTAACCTGATTTCTCAAAGCGTTCTCCACTGCCTTCTTCTGACTGGAATTGCAGCCAAAAGGGTAGATAAAGAAGTCTGCTCTAAGTTTTTTGCTATGATGTTTAGTATTAAGATAAACATCAGCAGCTGTAGAATTAGGTATCTGCTTTATCTTTTCATAGGCAGTTAAGAGAATCTTTTGGTTATTGATGTCATTCTTTAAGGGATTAATCTCTGCCACCTGTTTAAGATAGGCCCAGACATTTCTTGCCTTTTCATCTGCCAGGCAAGAAACTTCTACTTGAATTCTGCTTCCTGGATATTCTTCTACCTTGTCAATTTTATATTTGATGCGCCAGTACTTCATACCATGATGTGTGAAGCACCAGAGATCAGAAATGCCTTGTCTTATGGTACCATCCAGCATCACTACAGCATACTCTCCGTCAATATGTAAAGACTCCTCTATGATGACCACATTTTCTTTTTTGTAAAGATATGTTTTCGGGTTTTCCTTAAACATCACAGCCATTTTCTGCTCATTGGCGGGAGTAATGCTCTCAATATTCAAGGAGCGTGGCTCTCCTTTTATGAGGATTATTTTTGATGATATATCTAACATGTTTAATTTTTTATAATACATTGTTGCGAGTGCGTATGGTAATTCTCTTAACTCCAAAATACAAAACTAATGGTTATACTGCACCATCATGTCACTCGTATCTTTTCTTCCATATTCGGAACTGCACCAATTAAAACATGTGCAAAGATACAATGATTTAATGTAATATCCAATTTTTCAAGCATATTTCTTTAATATATCACCCGAGAACTTAAAAGAGATTGTTGAGTACTACTCGGATGCTGAGAATAACAGGATGGTTGAGATACCATATGAGGTAGCTCACAATCTGATCTATGGTTCCATAGAATTTGCCGGATCACATCATCGATCTCTTGCTGACTATAGATCACGAGGAGTTGCGTCAGGACTTGGAGAACATAATCAGGTATGGCTTGGGCAAATACCAGCATTTGATAGCGACAGGGGAACTGTTTGCTGCCATACGTCATAGCATCATCCTTCTAGCAGAGGTGGTTGAAGGGCTTCATCGGGGTGAACTGCTCAGGCAGGAGTATGCTCTTGATGTATATGAACGGTATCACAGGTTAGAGGAAGACAGCAACAGGTAATGGAGTAAAGGCATCATAGCATTCTTCCTTTGGCTGAGTTTTGGGCTTTAGTGGGTAGTGTTCTCTGCTAAATAGCATTGGTGGTGCTTTTGTTTACATATCGTGCCAATTCATCAAAAAGGTCTTTTGCCTTTGGGATGAATTGGCACTATTATATAAATATCATCAAAGCAGATTTTCCTTGAGAATTCTACTTCCATTGCAGCATTTCATTATATATTTTTCTCTTCATAATTATCTGTTTATCACGTTATGACGACCTATCTTTGCCCTATTTCTCACGTTTTGATGAGATAATAGTAGGCTATTTCTCACGTTTTGACGATTTTTTATGTTGCAAAGATACAAAAAAAATGCCTTAAGTTATTCACCTAAGTCTTCTTTCTCATAAAGGCGTAATCAGCAAAGTCTCGCGCACCAGCTACAATTACCTTATAGCTGTTGAGGTAACTGGTTTTGATGGCGGATAGGGCTTTTTCCTTATCTAGCACCTTGTCATTTAAGTGATCTTTTTCCATTTTCATTGTTTTTCCTTTCTATTTTTTTGCAAAATTAGCTGAATGGTGAGAAAAATAGTTGCTCTGGAGAAAATATTCTCAACCTATGAAACGAACTTTCATAGCTACCCCGTAACTTTGCACCAGAATACAGAATCAGGCACAAAGTATATGAGTGTCAATTGTTTTACTTTTAAAATATCAGACAGATGAATACGGCATTAAAGATGAAATTGGAGGAAATGAACAG is a window from the Segatella copri genome containing:
- a CDS encoding AAA domain-containing protein; the protein is MLDISSKIILIKGEPRSLNIESITPANEQKMAVMFKENPKTYLYKKENVVIIEESLHIDGEYAVVMLDGTIRQGISDLWCFTHHGMKYWRIKYKIDKVEEYPGSRIQVEVSCLADEKARNVWAYLKQVAEINPLKNDINNQKILLTAYEKIKQIPNSTAADVYLNTKHHSKKLRADFFIYPFGCNSSQKKAVENALRNQVSIIQGPPGTGKTQTILNIIANLLIQGKTILVVSNNNSATANVKEKLAKYGIDFIVATLGSHDNKETFIKEGQPPIPENVKDWGIEEEEKTVVEKEIQRISLQLDKVFDLKNQQATSRLELENLKLEWTHFKSNHNISDGTFYLKRSLSSIRLTKMWVKLQEFADTRDDNSKSFWQWLKWLWTSLLIRYWLHLKSKFDKHHLAELIIELQALYYMKRIEELEQELRKIEDELQLHDNKTLMDSLSDHSMMILKNTLHARYSGRMRREFTDADTLSTLAEEVLKEYPVITSTTFSARSSLGGNTIYDYVIMDESSQVSLETGTLALTCAKNAVIVGDTKQLPNVITNNDREKLKVIFGLSHIDNGYDSANHSFLESVSIMIKDVPQTLLREHYRCNSRIINFCNQKFYGGNLLIMKEDETNKNVLAAYKTVKGNHAANMTNLREIEVIKQEVIPELKDICLDEIGIITPYNNQVNAIRQQLPDIEVGTVHKFQGREKDVIIMSVVSNQINDFIDDPHLINVAVSRAKKKFYLVVTGNEQEKTSNIKDLIDYIDYNNCKVVDSKVFSIFDYLYSQYTDMRIAFLESHPKISEYASENIAYSLIKSILESDRKYSCLHVLCHIPLRSIFRQTDLMSEEERIYAGNFNTHVDFLIINRATKQPLLGIEIDGYAYHHKGTVQSSRDALKDHIFKSYHLQLLRLSTKGANEEEKVKEQLDTIC